A single Chiloscyllium punctatum isolate Juve2018m chromosome 26, sChiPun1.3, whole genome shotgun sequence DNA region contains:
- the ciao2b gene encoding cytosolic iron-sulfur assembly component 2B yields MAAGARLGEREPPDLRQKLGAALSPPGSRRRRRWDTIDNREIFDLIRSINDPEHPLSLEELNVVEQLRVNVVDHENSVSVAFTPTIPHCSMATLIGLSIKVKLLRSLPARFKVDVHITPGTHASENAVNKQLADKERVAAALENSHLLEVVNQCLSERL; encoded by the exons ATGGCGGCCGGAGCGCGGCTGGGAGAACGCGAACCCCCTGATTTACGGCAGAAGCTCGGAGCGGCCCTCTCACCGCCggggagcaggaggaggaggcgGTGGGACACCATCGACAACCGCGAGATCTTTGAT CTAATCAGATCGATCAATGACCCAGAGCACCCGCTGAGTCTGGAGGAGTTAAATGTTGTGGAACAGCTTCGAGTTAAT gtggttgaccatgagaacaGTGTATCAGTGGCCTTCACACCTACCATTCCTCACTGCAGTATGGCTACACTGATTGGCTTATCCATTAAAGTCAAGTTGCTGCGTTCGCTGCCTGCCCGCTTCAAG GTGGATGTCCACATTACTCCAGGAACCCATGCTTCTGAAAACGCAG TGAACAAACAACTGGCTGATAAGGAACGAGTGGCAGCTGCTCTGGAGAACTCTCACCTGCTGGAGGTTGTTAATCAATGTCTCTCAGAAAGGTTGTGA